One stretch of Dokdonia sp. Hel_I_53 DNA includes these proteins:
- a CDS encoding exonuclease domain-containing protein → MYAILDIETTGGKYNEEGITEIAIYKYDGTKIVDQFVTLVNPERPIQAFVVGLTGINSEMLRESPKFYEIAKRIIEITENCILVAHNAQFDYRILNLEFDRLGYTFNRTTLCTVELSQELLPGHSSYSLGKLTKALGISMSNRHRADGDALATVKLFEVLKDRDVENERITAAVRSFPKKHMDTKLKKLIKSVPSETGVYYIHDVNNTIIYIGKSKNMRKRLTQHFTNDNRKSKKIQEDVESVSFEETGSELIALLKENEEIKLHKPKFNRALRRSKFKVQLTHFKDQEGYIHLKTEKADGRKQAITTFSNSMSARANLDRIISSYDLCLNKSIYNKSGSCFNHGIGKCNGACVGKETPDLYNLRVEAFISKHSFQNRNMVIMDRGRNKDERSIVLIEEGIFKGVGYYKSNLELPDRDALQSIITSMDNNRDAQHIIQSYTRSKKKLKIIPLDELKSV, encoded by the coding sequence ATCTACGCTATACTCGACATAGAAACTACAGGAGGAAAATACAACGAAGAAGGTATTACAGAGATCGCCATATATAAATATGACGGCACTAAAATCGTAGATCAATTTGTAACACTAGTAAATCCTGAACGCCCCATACAGGCTTTTGTAGTAGGACTTACAGGGATTAATAGCGAAATGTTACGTGAATCCCCAAAATTTTATGAGATTGCCAAACGAATTATAGAAATAACAGAAAATTGCATCCTAGTTGCTCACAATGCTCAGTTTGATTATCGCATTTTAAACCTTGAGTTTGATAGACTGGGCTATACATTTAACAGAACTACCTTATGCACTGTTGAGCTTTCTCAAGAATTATTGCCTGGACATAGTAGCTATAGCTTAGGAAAACTCACCAAAGCCCTAGGTATATCTATGTCTAACAGACATCGTGCAGATGGGGATGCCCTTGCAACTGTAAAACTCTTTGAGGTTTTAAAAGATCGAGATGTTGAAAACGAAAGAATTACTGCTGCAGTACGCTCGTTTCCTAAAAAACATATGGATACGAAGCTTAAAAAACTCATTAAAAGTGTCCCTTCAGAAACAGGGGTGTACTATATACATGACGTAAACAATACAATCATCTATATAGGAAAAAGCAAGAATATGAGAAAGCGTCTTACACAGCATTTTACAAACGACAACCGTAAGAGTAAAAAAATTCAAGAAGATGTAGAAAGTGTCTCTTTTGAAGAGACGGGAAGTGAACTCATCGCATTACTTAAAGAAAATGAGGAAATAAAACTTCACAAACCTAAATTTAATAGGGCGTTGAGGCGCTCAAAGTTCAAAGTTCAATTAACTCACTTTAAGGATCAAGAAGGTTATATTCATTTAAAAACAGAGAAAGCTGATGGTCGCAAGCAAGCCATTACCACTTTTAGCAACTCTATGAGTGCAAGAGCAAATCTCGATCGAATTATTAGTTCTTACGACTTGTGCTTGAATAAATCAATTTACAATAAATCTGGAAGTTGCTTTAATCATGGTATCGGTAAATGTAATGGTGCTTGCGTAGGAAAAGAAACACCAGACCTGTACAACCTCCGCGTAGAAGCTTTCATAAGCAAGCATAGTTTCCAAAATAGAAATATGGTCATTATGGATAGAGGTCGTAATAAAGATGAACGCTCGATTGTTCTTATAGAAGAGGGTATTTTTAAAGGAGTAGGTTATTATAAGTCTAATTTAGAACTTCCCGATAGAGATGCACTACAGTCTATTATAACCTCCATGGATAATAATAGAGATGCACAACATATTATCCAAAGTTACACACGAAGTAAGAAAAAATTAAAAATTATTCCTCTTGATGAATTAAAGAGCGTATAA
- a CDS encoding DUF1015 domain-containing protein, producing the protein MANVLPFKAVRPTRDKVGLVATRAYQFYDQEGRDFRMSQNPFSFLHIINPGYKYDKEVLGKERFKLVKNRYQEFKEEGILFQEELPAYYIYKIVDREQNSYVGIIASACVNDYKNDCIKKHENTIEHRETLFKQYLETVGFNAEAVLITYPENDTLTTIIDTIMTQRAEYEFTTTYRDTHYLWPVTNAVQVRKIKDSFSKIDTLYIADGHHRSASSALLSKDHQQQESFQHFMSFLIPESDLRIYEFNRLIKDLNGLTKESFLIALDGYFRIENRGSVLYKPSKKHHFNMYLDGEYYSLYLRHSLREFHSPLDKLDTQILCETILEPILKIKDVRNDRRIDYVDGRKEISAIKDRVDSGEYAVAFGMLPVTIEELKEIADAGLKMPPKSTYIEPKLRSGITIYEF; encoded by the coding sequence ATGGCAAATGTTCTTCCTTTTAAAGCGGTACGACCCACACGAGATAAAGTGGGGCTGGTAGCTACACGCGCTTATCAGTTTTACGACCAAGAAGGAAGAGATTTTAGAATGTCTCAGAATCCATTTTCTTTTCTACACATCATAAATCCTGGGTACAAGTATGACAAAGAAGTTTTAGGCAAAGAACGTTTTAAATTAGTAAAAAATAGATATCAAGAATTTAAAGAAGAGGGTATTTTGTTTCAAGAGGAATTACCTGCCTATTATATTTATAAAATTGTAGATCGTGAACAGAATTCCTATGTAGGCATTATAGCTTCTGCCTGTGTAAATGATTATAAAAATGACTGTATCAAGAAACATGAAAACACCATAGAGCACCGTGAGACTCTCTTTAAACAATATCTAGAAACCGTAGGTTTTAATGCAGAAGCCGTGTTGATTACATATCCAGAAAATGACACGTTGACAACTATCATTGATACAATAATGACACAAAGAGCAGAGTATGAATTTACTACTACTTACCGTGACACACATTATTTATGGCCCGTAACTAATGCTGTACAGGTAAGAAAAATAAAAGATTCTTTTTCTAAAATTGATACCCTTTACATTGCAGATGGTCATCATAGGTCAGCCTCATCTGCACTGCTCTCAAAAGATCATCAACAACAAGAGTCCTTTCAACATTTTATGAGTTTTTTAATCCCTGAATCAGATTTAAGGATTTATGAGTTTAATAGACTCATTAAGGATTTAAATGGCTTAACTAAAGAGTCTTTTTTAATTGCTCTTGATGGTTATTTCCGCATAGAAAATCGTGGTAGTGTTTTATACAAACCCTCAAAAAAACACCATTTTAACATGTACCTTGATGGAGAGTACTACAGTCTTTATTTAAGACATAGTCTACGAGAGTTTCATTCTCCATTAGATAAATTAGATACTCAAATATTATGCGAAACAATCCTAGAGCCCATTTTAAAGATTAAAGATGTTCGTAATGATCGTCGTATTGATTATGTAGACGGTCGTAAAGAAATAAGTGCTATAAAAGATCGAGTTGATAGTGGAGAATATGCTGTTGCCTTTGGTATGCTTCCTGTCACAATCGAAGAACTTAAAGAAATTGCAGACGCTGGACTTAAAATGCCCCCAAAAAGTACGTATATTGAGCCTAAGCTAAGAAGCGGAATCACCATTTACGAATTTTAA
- a CDS encoding YggS family pyridoxal phosphate-dependent enzyme, whose protein sequence is MSIAENIVRFRESIPDQVTLVAVSKTKPVSDLMEAYEIGQRIFGENKVQEMTEKWEQMPKDIKWHMIGHVQTNKVKYMAPYVDLIHAVDRLKLLKEIDKQAKENNRVINVLIQVKIAREDSKFGMPVSEVISFFDEKISENYPHVRVLGLMGMATFTDNEDQVSAEFELLEGLFIRFRESAKLSILSSGMSGDYKLAVNHGSTMIRVGSSIFGERNYN, encoded by the coding sequence ATGAGCATAGCAGAGAATATAGTTCGCTTTCGTGAAAGCATACCTGACCAAGTTACTTTAGTCGCGGTATCTAAAACCAAGCCTGTAAGCGATCTTATGGAAGCTTATGAAATTGGACAACGCATTTTTGGAGAAAATAAAGTCCAAGAAATGACAGAGAAGTGGGAGCAGATGCCAAAGGATATTAAATGGCATATGATAGGTCACGTACAGACTAATAAAGTGAAATATATGGCACCCTATGTTGATCTTATACACGCTGTAGACAGACTTAAGCTTCTCAAAGAAATAGACAAACAAGCAAAAGAAAATAATCGTGTGATCAATGTATTGATTCAAGTGAAAATTGCTCGAGAAGATTCAAAATTTGGGATGCCAGTTTCTGAAGTGATTAGCTTTTTTGATGAAAAAATTTCTGAAAACTACCCTCATGTGCGAGTACTGGGATTGATGGGTATGGCTACCTTTACAGATAATGAAGATCAAGTCTCTGCAGAGTTTGAGTTGCTTGAAGGTTTGTTTATACGCTTTCGCGAAAGCGCAAAACTTTCAATTCTATCATCTGGAATGAGTGGCGATTATAAACTAGCTGTTAATCATGGAAGTACTATGATACGAGTAGGAAGTAGTATTTTTGGGGAACGAAATTATAACTAA
- a CDS encoding ion transporter encodes MEKDSKYNWRQKLHDIIYEADTPAGKSFDVILLILILASIILVMLESVKSIGARYHDFFEIGEWIITIFFTIEYFARIITVKKPSTYIFSFYGLIDFFSTIPQYLAFFFIGSNALLTIRALRLLRVFRILKITRYVGESNKLAKAIKDSKAKVSIFLFAVLILCIIAGTLMYMIEGEESGFSSIPVSVYWCIVTLTTVGFGDIAPVTPLGQLIAAIIMIMGYGIIAVPTGIVSAEYAKDQDASKITIDGEDYVHMNTQACENCNARKHRDDALFCHNCGHSLFINE; translated from the coding sequence TTGGAAAAAGACAGTAAATATAACTGGCGACAGAAGCTGCACGATATTATATATGAAGCAGATACTCCTGCTGGAAAATCTTTTGACGTAATACTACTCATTCTAATTCTTGCAAGTATCATACTTGTTATGTTAGAAAGTGTAAAAAGTATAGGTGCTAGGTATCATGATTTTTTTGAAATAGGTGAATGGATTATCACTATATTTTTTACCATAGAGTATTTTGCGCGTATTATCACGGTAAAAAAACCATCCACTTATATTTTTAGTTTTTACGGGCTAATAGATTTTTTCTCTACCATACCACAATATCTTGCTTTCTTTTTTATCGGTTCAAACGCATTGCTTACCATACGTGCTTTAAGACTTCTTAGGGTATTTAGAATTTTGAAAATAACTCGGTATGTAGGGGAGTCTAATAAACTAGCAAAGGCAATAAAAGATAGTAAAGCAAAAGTGAGTATTTTTCTTTTTGCCGTTCTCATACTGTGCATCATTGCTGGAACCCTAATGTATATGATAGAAGGTGAGGAAAGTGGTTTTTCAAGTATTCCAGTAAGTGTTTATTGGTGTATTGTAACTCTAACTACTGTAGGTTTTGGAGATATTGCTCCCGTAACTCCATTAGGACAGTTAATTGCCGCAATTATTATGATAATGGGATATGGCATTATTGCTGTACCTACAGGAATTGTGAGTGCAGAATATGCAAAAGATCAAGACGCAAGTAAAATTACTATAGACGGAGAGGATTACGTTCATATGAATACACAAGCTTGTGAAAATTGCAATGCTAGAAAACATCGCGATGATGCTCTTTTTTGTCATAATTGTGGGCATTCACTTTTTATAAATGAATAA
- the miaA gene encoding tRNA (adenosine(37)-N6)-dimethylallyltransferase MiaA, whose amino-acid sequence MNKYLIAIVGPTAIGKTALSIKIAQQYNTEILSADSRQFFKEMYIGTAVPEPDEIAAAPHHFIQHLSVDDPYSVGQFEKDAISKIKQLHLQHDKLVMVGGSGMYVDAVINGLDDFPKVKPGIRDQLQELFKSEGVVALQNLLFEKDPEYYRIVDISNAQRIIRALEVCLSSGNSFSSYRNKPRTQRDFQTIKLGLSADREVIYERINKRVDIMIANGLVEEVRSLLSRKHNNALITVGYREIFEYFEGKVTLERAIENIKTNTRRFAKRQLTWYRRDESIKWFDYKTPLSEIISFLNTKTHR is encoded by the coding sequence ATGAATAAATATCTCATAGCCATAGTAGGCCCTACTGCCATAGGTAAAACTGCCTTGTCTATAAAAATTGCACAGCAGTATAACACTGAAATTCTTTCTGCAGATTCTCGTCAATTCTTTAAAGAAATGTATATCGGGACTGCAGTTCCAGAACCTGATGAGATCGCTGCAGCACCACACCACTTCATACAACATCTATCTGTCGATGATCCATATAGCGTGGGACAGTTTGAAAAGGATGCCATTTCAAAAATAAAACAACTCCATTTACAACATGACAAGCTTGTAATGGTAGGCGGTTCTGGGATGTATGTAGATGCAGTAATAAATGGTCTTGATGATTTTCCTAAAGTTAAACCAGGAATAAGAGATCAACTGCAAGAACTTTTCAAAAGTGAAGGTGTTGTTGCCTTACAAAATTTACTTTTTGAGAAGGACCCAGAATATTACAGAATCGTAGACATATCTAACGCACAGCGGATTATAAGAGCACTAGAAGTCTGTCTGTCTTCTGGGAATTCTTTTTCTTCATATCGAAACAAACCTAGGACTCAGAGAGATTTTCAGACAATTAAATTAGGCCTATCTGCAGATCGTGAAGTAATCTATGAGCGTATTAATAAAAGGGTGGATATTATGATTGCAAATGGATTAGTAGAAGAGGTACGCAGTTTGCTTTCGCGAAAGCACAACAACGCACTTATCACTGTAGGGTATCGTGAAATTTTTGAATATTTTGAAGGAAAAGTTACGCTAGAAAGAGCTATTGAAAATATTAAGACAAATACTCGTCGCTTTGCCAAAAGGCAATTAACATGGTATCGACGTGATGAAAGTATTAAGTGGTTTGACTACAAAACACCGCTTTCTGAAATTATTTCATTCTTAAACACAAAAACGCACCGCTAA